One Mycosarcoma maydis chromosome 9, whole genome shotgun sequence DNA window includes the following coding sequences:
- a CDS encoding putative Na+/phosphate co-transporter, with amino-acid sequence MPKYHDYDYLFAFSMIGAFVNAYGIGANDVANSFATSVSSKSLTFRQAMVCAAFCEFLGAVLVGARVASTIKNGIIDLDVFNGNASVVLLAFTCSIIGSASWLTFATRNAMPVSTTHTTVGSVIGVGIAVSGANGVKWGWNGVAQIFASWGIAPAVAGVCAACVYLITKLVVLKSRNPVMVGLWTAPVYFFIVSGVLTVSIIVKGSPSLNLDELPPSTTIAAVLGTASVVALLSILFWLPYVHGKVVKGDYTLKWYHFFMGPLLWRRPAPEDAVTADMAVPDYKLHDFDEPAEQQAVSERTAAAVRAQPVVAGAALQRIDHSNDIESGANSDTHGSSPSTEEKNAKLVQPGFCNDSPSHLARVEAELEGAHALPAEHTPGRPTPPAYRTFEGSWLEPWNLYTIIRYNMLPWMWYSVSAGLRTDIHAMQAHGSEKEKAKLRQMHAVAEQYDNRVEHLYSFMQVMTACTASFAHGANDVSNAIGPLAVVYSIWSTSLFPESKEPVPIWILAFGGAAIVIGLGTYGWKLMSVLGNRLTMHSPSRGFSMELGASITVVIASYLGLPVSSTQSITGATLAVGLCNGDYKAMNWKMLAWIFFSWILTLPIAGLISGCLLAIVLNAPSWYTPAPVL; translated from the coding sequence ATGCCCAAGTACCACGACTATGACTATCTGTTTGCGTTTTCGATGATCGGCGCGTTCGTCAATGCGTATGGTATCGGAGCGAACGATGTGGCCAATTCGTTTGCGACGTCGGTGTCGTCAAAATCGCTCACGTTCCGCCAAGCGATGGTGTGCGCTGCTTTCTGCGAGTTCCTCGGAGCGGTTCTTGTGGGTGCGCGTgtggcatcgacgatcaAGAACGGCATTATCGACCTCGACGTCTTCAACGGCAACGCGTCGGTGGTTCTTCTCGCATTCACCTGTTCCATCATCGGATCGGCTAGCTGGCTCACGTTTGCAACTCGCAATGCGATGCCTGTCTCGACAACGCACACCACAGTCGGATCGGTGATCGGGGTGGGTATCGCCGTCAGCGGCGCTAACGGTGTCAAGTGGGGATGGAACGGTGTTGCTCAGATCTTTGCTAGTTGGGGTATCGCTCCTGCGGTCGCAGGTGTCTGTGCAGCTTGCGTTTACCTGATCACCAAGTTGGTCGTGCTCAAGTCGCGCAACCCGGTGATGGTGGGCTTGTGGACTGCGCCTGTCTACTTTTTCATCGTATCCGGTGTGCTCACCGTGTCGATCATCGTCAAGGGATCGCCTTCGCTCAACTTGGACGAGTTGCCGCCGAGCACTACGATTGCCGCGGTTCTGGGAACCGCGTCAGTAGTGGCACTGCTGTCCATCCTCTTCTGGCTGCCTTATGTTCATGGAAAGGTGGTCAAGGGTGATTACACGCTCAAGTGGTACCACTTTTTCATGGGTCCCTTGCTGTGGAGACGACCTGCACCCGAGGATGCGGTCACTGCCGACATGGCTGTACCGGACTACAAGCTGCATGACTTTGACGAGCCGGCGGAGCAGCAGGCGGTTTCGGAGCGTACGGCGGCGGCCGTACGTGCGCAGCCAGTGGTTGCTGGTGCAGCTCTGCAACGCATCGACCATTCCAACGACATTGAATCGGGTGCCAACAGCGATACGCACGGTTCTTCGCCTTCGACCGAAGAGAAGAATGCCAAGCTCGTGCAGCCTGGATTCTGCAACGACAGCCCTTCGCATCTTGCACGCGTCGAGGCTGAACTGGAAGGTGCGCACGCATTACCTGCGGAACACACACCGGGACGACCCACACCACCGGCATACCGTACGTTCGAAGGTAGCTGGCTGGAGCCGTGGAACCTGTACACCATCATTCGGTATAACATGCTTCCTTGGATGTGGTACAGTGTCTCGGCGGGGTTGAGGACCGACATTCACGCTATGCAAGCGCACGGCTCCGAGAAGGAAAAGGCAAAGTTGCGTCAGATGCATGCGGTGGCTGAACAGTACGACAATCGCGTAGAACACCTCTACTCGTTCATGCAGGTCATGACTGCATGCACAGCAAGCTTCGCACACGGCGCCAACGATGTTTCCAACGCAATTGGACCTCTCGCTGTGGTCTACTCGATTTGGTCCACATCTCTGTTCCCGGAAAGCAAGGAACCCGTTCCGATCTGGATCCTCGCTTTTGGTGGTGCAGCCATCGTGATCGGTCTCGGCACGTATGGTTGGAAGCTCATGTCGGTGCTAGGTAACCGACTTACCATGCACTCACCAAGCCGTGGATTCTCCATGGAACTCGGCGCAAGTATCACGGTAGTCATTGCAAGCTATCTAGGCCTTCCTGTCTCGAGCACACAATCTATTACTGGCGCGACGCTCGCTGTTGGTCTCTGTAACGGTGACTACAAGGCGATGAACTGGAAAATGCTCGCTTGGATCTTCTTTAGCTGGATCCTCACTCTCCCCATCGCTGGTTTGATCAGcggctgcttgctcgcaaTCGTCCTCAATGCCCCGAGCTGGTACACTCCCGCACCTGTACTTTGA
- a CDS encoding uncharacterized protein (related to CSN12 - COP9 signalosome (CSN) subunit), with amino-acid sequence MKPSIFADAVITACQACDGHALAELFAIGGGVAASALLELGDVRPGGMICSLRKCSGYLGSPWEDMCVNHLRSLYSFSLASSLPASASDAVDGEGKTRSERLGEAFDAYNSVVSAFVRYFSTLTPGRWALPLLRILCLNLRWLAVQADSAAHIASVSNTWAPTRSTQPNKRLEECARQLNKAFSACIADRNADMHESRKWGTYEVVGMVFKTYFRLKSVGLCRNILRAINAADLPDLCAYPRSQQVTFRYYVGVLAFLNEEYDHAELELQASLQMCHRCALINQGLILTYLIPVKLLKGSLPHPSLLDPTTPIGRKLAVYQPFTRALRTGDVKAFDQALANPTIESSLVKRGTYIAIERARDATLRTLLKTIWLSLPLNPTNTRPTRLTLTLLHHATSTDLIRLKYSIKELEWILATLIYKGYVKGYIAHERGVLVLSAKDAFPALRTVAIATT; translated from the coding sequence ATGAAACCGTCCATATTTGCGGATGCGGTGATCACGGCTTGTCAGGCTTGCGACGGGCACGCGCTGGCGGAGCTGTTTGCTATTGGGGGAGGTGTGGCTGCGTCGGCTTTGCTAGAACTGGGCGATGTGCGTCCGGGTGGGATGATATGTTCGCTTCGCAAGTGTTCCGGGTACCTGGGGTCGCCATGGGAAGACATGTGCGTGAATCACCTGAGGTCGCTGTACAGTTTTTCGCTtgcgtcgtcgctgccggCTAGCGCGAGCGATGCGGTGGATGGCGAGGGCAAAACGCGCTCCGAGAGGCTCGGTGAAGCGTTTGATGCGTACAACTCGGTGGTGAGCGCGTTTGTGCGCTACTTTTCGACGTTGACGCCGGGAAGGTGGGCTTTGCCACTGTTGCGGATCCTGTGCCTTAATCTTCGATGGTTGGCAGTGCAGGCGGACTCGGCCGCACACATTGCGAGCGTGTCCAACACTTGGGCACCAACCCGAAGCACGCAACCCAACAAGCGCTTGGAGGAGTGCGCCCGACAGCTCAACAAGGCGTTTAGCGCGTGCATAGCGGATCGGAATGCAGACATGCACGAATCGCGCAAATGGGGAACATACGAAGTGGTCGGCATGGTATTCAAGACGTATTTCCGCCTCAAGAGCGTCGGTCTGTGTCGCAACATCTTGAGGGCGATCAACGCAGCGGATCTCCCGGACCTGTGTGCGTACCCGCGCAGCCAACAAGTCACGTTCCGATACTACGTCGGAGTACTAGCCTTCCTCAACGAGGAGTACGATcacgccgagctcgagttgcAAGCAAGCCTACAAATGTGTCATCGATGCGCACTGATCAACCAGGGCCTAATCTTAACCTACCTGATCCCTgtgaagctgctcaagggGTCGCTACCACAtccgtcgctgctcgatccCACCACGCCGATCGGTCGAAAACTCGCCGTCTATCAGCCCTTCACACGCGCGCTCCGAACCGGCGACGTCAAAGCGTTCGACCAAGCGCTTGCAAACCCAACCATAGAATCCTCGCTCGTCAAACGCGGCACGTACATCGCCATCGAACGCGCCCGAGACGCAACGCTCCGCACGCTCCTCAAAACCATCTGGCTCAGCCTACCACTCAACCCCACCAATACAAGACCTACCAGACTCACCCTCACTCTCCTCCACCACGCTACATCCACCGACCTCATTCGGCTCAAGTACTCAatcaaggagctcgaatGGATCCTCGCAACCCTGATCTACAAAGGCTACGTCAAAGGATACATCGCGCACGAGCGAGGTGTGCTCGTACTGAGCGCTAAAGACGCTTTCCCCGCCTTGCGAACCGTGGCTATCGCAACCACTTGA